From the genome of Populus alba chromosome 10, ASM523922v2, whole genome shotgun sequence, one region includes:
- the LOC118036957 gene encoding FCS-Like Zinc finger 15 has protein sequence MVGLSIVLETPESGSALQVINKVTMMINSKPTSPPRLSSSRNHSPRFSFPVPTFLDRCFFCGQKLSPGKDIYMYKGDRGFCSVECRCRQIFMDEEETLRKENCSFAAMKPTGASASAKTASSTAASRHRKGTRNREGGFAY, from the exons ATGGTGGGTTTAAGCATAGTTTTGGAGACCCCGGAGAGTGGTAGTGCCCTGCAAGTCATCAACAAAGTTACCATGATGATCAACAGCAAACCTACTTCGCCTCCTCGTCTTTCTTCTTCTAGAAATCATTCCCCACGCTTCTCTTTTCCAGTCCCCACTTTTCTTGATCGGTGTTTCTTTTGTGGACAGAAACTCTCGCCTGGCAAGGATATCTACATGTACAA AGGAGACAGGGGGTTTTGCAGTGTGGAGTGCAGGTGCAGGCAGATATTTATGGATGAAGAAGAGACACTGAGGAAAGAGAACTGCTCATTTGCTGCAATGAAACCAACTGGTGCTTCTGCTTCTGCTAAAACTGCTTCTTCAACTGCTGCTTCCCGTCACCGCAAAGGCACAAGGAACCGAGAGGGTGGTTTTGCGTACTGA
- the LOC118036959 gene encoding uncharacterized protein, which translates to MTTTATATATATASSKHQPPQLTDAEIINLANQNQLHPYILSTSSHPTLLSYLHNRTLSPSPSLPICQYTLSILSLISLSPHTPSLSSLLSSLLADYTNLFLSFQIPRDSNSLKTIHFFSTVLNNVPIKDLEAISESIVLNFSKLVSFEDTQMLDILPACFNLMIDENGREFVGLILDRVIESEWSKGLLVKMVSLVREFIGFIDKVRGREFLEKVFKGMRRVDLQDLPSLVYQLLVLTSKGFNKREVIEGIVMFFGSEFGGPKRGSSIVRQVEGTVLLHVNFAVKQDPSLGKEVIGLVKLDFRALNRFTISVLLSVARVRRFSESSLGILKTVLLTAYRDHKFAKNCKWLPDDFKEECLQNVQIAEKALLKAVNESNYGREHIVPTIVQFSFQLLESLEDGNVRELWDSNAILGIEELSIQMLKTLFEVHEMARNEIIEQSKCRILSLKPEKNMPIIRLLGHLVQSYPYLMLEHASRLKELLDYFVFMHGKVATHLVAALVPLIKLSRDLRDYTILVVRKAMFRREDAVRLSATNAIFNLILADKEAKREGSFSFQDTSSQASCSQHAEIPCIMDGGLFQELRGLLQRCLHQQAEIKEVMYHGLLKLVLADPSCGGPVLDFLLPHFRCFFKEDADVQLEISRCTKSLSGNVVIEEPLDALMSCVSSILLLQPHGKADCPDSSRPYFSFSLSQENELGSDLSRESFSNAFLKIQKFLKKINLEDFMSRIQGDSLASVQEEKRKCCALILAGILEVVVNTIATRLNNATDIEKVDLEKELVGFVNLHESLEKDLCTRLSTGIKRGNLRATAPAPGMASNIEPGNNRVTQERIPYLTTSSLCQLMQTALKLCNTECSKTIAASQHHSQLSSSKPVTCLKIMAFILNHSLHHIKSYQTVAKENPLRTLIYGEIKLMGPPLLKLIFLLKSGKKLVTDEKKKEKRIKDEDRKGYLHLALLCMKELVTISLQNPHLTGLLEDLVSVSTLEYPELDDKYEEASRIDDQHIRIKQLFVVKVLKPLFSELLAQSYFHELEIISDMLLVIGEKLPRKQRNSHGAWSIHVCKSNVIKNSKAARSVVALAISLSSPPTDLIVAQDMAKELLKVTGSETSNTEEVSGSHSIINQSTSTSIISCIQKLIEAIIVDMDWAIKKLNIFTLVSQKSIHFSQNEERITGLEYENNLYSRAEAVVKVLSCFVSMNLKEPQAEHLLRLTAKFYKHVAQMSRLRIASKGCKQLVPSLAFQKLVELTCKQLTVPLYDFVAEMQREQENANSKCTANKIKRENKCIPDLIYQIEDCEKYLIQLSKVSKINLLRHAKRSTSRDFKIIDSRKIITEEDEPNHEPACHAAATAENGPPESGDNEGNESDKVLSSQSGSPLSEEESASDGENGGALPHAKRVKRDRVVLDSDDEAQS; encoded by the exons ATGACCACCACCGCCACCGCCACAGCCACAGCCACCGCCTCCTCAAAACACCAGCCACCACAATTAACAGACGCCGAAATCATAAACCTAGCAAATCAAAACCAGCTCCACCCCTACATCCTCTCCACATCATCTCACCCTACACTCCTCTCTTACCTCCATAATCGCACTCTCTCCCCTTCACCTTCTCTTCCAATCTGTCAATACACACTCTCtattctctctctcatttccCTCTCTCCTCACACTCCTTCTCTCTcgtctctcctctcttctctcctcgCTGATTACACCaatctctttctctcctttcaAATCCCCCGCGATTCGAATTCCCTCAAAACCATCCATTTTTTCAGTACTGTCTTGAATAATGTCCCAATCAAAGATTTAGAGGCCATCTCCGAGTCAATCGtgcttaatttttcaaaactagtGAGTTTTGAGGACACCCAGATGCTTGATATTCTTCCTGCTTGTTTCAATTTGATGATTGATGAGAATGGGAGGGAATTTGTAGGCTTGATTTTGGACAGGGTTATTGAGAGTGAATGGTCGAAGGGGTTGTTGGTTAAAATGGTTTCTCTAGTTAGGGAATTCATAGGTTTTATTGATAAAGTGAGAGGGAGGGAGTTTTTGGAGAAGGTGTTTAAGGGAATGAGAAGAGTGGATTTGCAGGACTTGCCTTCGCTTGTTTATCAATTACTGGTTTTAACATCAAAAGGGTTTAATAAGAGGGAGGTGATTGAAGggattgttatgttttttgggTCTGAATTTGGGGGCCCGAAAAGAGGGAGTTCGATTGTTAGGCAAGTTGAAGGGACTGTTTTGCTTCATGTTAATTTTGCGGTGAAGCAGGATCCTTCACTGGGGAAAGAAGTTATAGGGCTTGTGAAGTTGGATTTTAGGGCTCTTAACCGTTTTACTATTTCTGTTTTGTTGTCTGTTGCCAGGGTTAGAAGGTTTAGTGAGAGCTCATTGGGAATACTGAAAACTGTTTTGCTGACTGCTTATCGTGATCACAAGTTCGCTAA AAACTGTAAGTGGTTGCCAGATGATTTCAAGGAAGAGTGTCTGCAGAATGTCCAAATAGCGGAAAAAGCTTTATTAAAAGCT GTTAACGAGAGCAACTATGGAAGAGAGCACATTGTGCCTACTATCGTGCAGTTCAGTTTTCAATTGCTAGAGTCATTGGAAGATGGAAACGTTAGAGAGCTCTGGGATTCTAATGCTATATTGGGCATCGAGGAGCTTAGTATTCAGATGCTGAAAACTCTATTCGAGGTCCATGAGATGGCAAGAAATGAG ATTATTGAGCAAAGCAAATGTCGCATCCTTTCTTTGAAGCCAGAGAAGAACATGCCAATCATCAG ACTGCTTGGTCATCTAGTCCAGAGTTATCCTTACCTGATGCTGGAACACGCTTCTCGTCTGAAGGAATTGttggattattttgtttttatgcatgGCAAGGTTGCCACTCATCTTGTTGCTGCTCTTGTGCCTCTCATCAAACTTAGTCGTGATCTTCGG GATTACACAATTTTGGTTGTCCGCAAGGCCATGTTTAGACGGGAAGATGCCGTTCGCCTTTCTGCAACAAATGCAATTTTCAATCTTATACTTGCAGATAAGGAAGCCAAGAGAGAAGGCTCGTTTTCTTTTCAAGACACATCAAGCCAAGCAAGTTGCAGCCAACATGCTGAAATACCATGCATCATGGATGGAGGTCTCTTCCAGGAGCTACGTGGTTTGCTGCAGAGATGTCTTCATCAACAG GCTGAAATCAAGGAAGTCATGTATCATGGTCTTTTGAAGCTGGTCTTGGCAGACCCATCATGTGGGGGACCTGTGCTTGATTTTCTCTTGCCCCACTTTCGTTGTTTTTTCAAGGAG GATGCAGATGTTCAACTTGAAATAAGTCGTTGCACTAAATCACTGAGTGGCAATGTTGTCATTGAAGAGCCTCTAGATGCTCTAATGTCTTGTGTTTCTTCAATTTTACTCCTTCAGCCACACGGTAAAGCTGATTGTCCAGACTCTTCGAGGCcatattttagtttttcccTTTCTCAAGAAAATGAG CTAGGAAGTGATCTCTCTCGTGAATCATTTTCCAATGCTTTTTTAAAGATCCAGAAGTTCCTAAAGAAGATAAATCTGGAAG ACTTCATGAGTCGCATTCAGGGCGATAGCTTGGCATCTGTTcaagaggagaaaagaaaatgctGTGCATTGATTTTAGCGGGCATCCTTGAAGTAGTAGTGAACACTATCGCAACCAGGTTGAATAATGCGACAGACATAGAGAAGGTGGATCTTGAAAAGGAACTTGTTGGGTTTGTTAATCTTCACGAGTCACTGGAAAAGGATTTGTGTACAAGATTGAGCACTGGTATCAAAAGGGGGAATTTGCGAGCTACTGCTCCTGCTCCTGGCATGGCTAGTAATATTGAACCTGGCAACAATAGAGTGACTCAAGAACGAATTCCTTACTTGACAACTTCAAGCCTCTGTCAGCTAATGCAAACAGCACTTAAGCTATGCAATACTGAATGCTCTAAAACTATTGCAGCATCCCAGCACCATAGCCAGTTGTCATCGAGCAAGCCAGTAACATGCCTTAAGATTATGGCTTTTATCTTGAACCATTCCCTTCATCACATAAAATCTTACCAAACTGTGGCGAAAGAAAATCCTTTGAGGACTTTGATATATGGGGAAATTAAATTGATGGGACCTCCTTTGctgaagttaatttttttgctcaaaTCAGGAAAGAAGTTGGTGacagatgaaaagaaaaaagaaaagagaataaaagatgaagatagAAAAGGATATCTACATCTAGCCTTATTATGCATGAAGGAATTGGTCACAATTAGTTTGCAGAACCCACATTTGACTGGGTTGCTTGAGGATTTGGTGTCAGTATCCACACTAGAGTATCCTGAATTGGATGATAAATATGAGGAAGCCTCCAGGATTGACGATCAGCATATTAGAATCAAACAATTGTTTGTTGTCAAAGTTTTGAAGCCATTGTTCAGTGAGCTTCTTGCACAATCGTATTTTCATGAACTTGAG ATTATCTCTGATATGCTATTGGTGATTGGAGAAAAACTGCCCCGCAAACAGAGGAACTCTCATGGAGCCTGGAGTATTCATGTCTGCAAAAGCAATGTCATAAAGAACTCCAAGGCTGCAAGAAGCGTGGTTGCCCTTGCTATCTCTTTAAGCTCCCCACCAACTGATTTAATTGTAGCTCAAGACATGGCCAAGGAGCTGTTAAAAGTCACTGGATCAGAGACAAGTAACACAGAAGAGGTGTCTGGATCACACTCTATCATAAACCAGTCAACGAGCACTAGCATAATTTCTTGTATACAGAAACTAATCGAAGCAATTATTGTTGATATGGATTGGGCCATCAAAAAACTGAATATATTTACTCTGGTATCTCAAAAAAGCATTCATTTTAGTCAGAACGAAGAACGTATCACAGGATTGGAGTACGAAAACAACCTTTACTCAAGGGCTGAAGCGGTGGTGAAAGTACTGTCTTGCTTTGTTTCGATGAATCTCAAGG AACCTCAAGCAGAGCATTTGCTCAGATTGACTGCAAAATTTTACAAGCATGTAGCTCAGATGTCAAGGCTCAGGATTGCTTCCAAGGGATGCAAGCAGCTCGTACCTAGTCTTGCTTTCCAGAAGCTTGTTGAACTAACTTGCAAGCAGCTAACCGTTCCACTTTATGACTTTGTTGCAGAGATGCAAAGG GAGCAAGAAAATGCTAACAGCAAGTGTACTGCCAACAAGATCAAGAGGGAGAATAAGTGCATCCCCGACTTGATCTACCAGATAGAAGATTGTGAAAAATATCTAATCCAGCTGAGCAAGGTGAGCAAAATCAATTTATTGAGGCATGCCAAGCGTAGTACTTCCAGGGATTTCAAAATAATAGATTCAAGGAAGATTATTACGGAAGAAGATGAACCCAATCACGAGCCTGCCTGTCatgctgctgctactgctgagaATGGACCACCTGAGTCTGGAGACAATGAAGGTAATGAATCAGACAAGGTTTTGTCCTCTCAGTCTGGTAGTCCTTTGTCTGAGGAGGAATCCGCATCTGATGGCGAGAATGGAGGTGCCCTTCCTCATGCCAAGAGGGTGAAGAGAGACAGAGTTGTGCTAGATTCTGATGACGAAGCACAAAGCTAA